The Salegentibacter sp. Hel_I_6 region TAAACTATATTGGTCCCGGAATTCAACAAACTTACCAGGGCAGGATAGAAGGAGCAAAACGGGCCAAAGCTTCCGGCAGTAAGATGCGTGAGAAAATGGAAGAAATAAGTGCCCGAATGATCGAGCCAATGCAAAATGCAGGAGTTAGCCTTTTAGCAGGTTCAGATTGCGGAGCATTTAATTCTTATGTTTATCCCGGCGAATCTTTGCACGGGGAACTAAATGCCCTTTCTAAAGCAGGCTTAAGCAACACCCAGACCATAAGAACCTCTATAATTAATGGTCCCGAATTTCTTGATCTGGGCAATGAATACGGAAGCATCGCTTCAGGAAAAGTGGCTGATATTTTAATTTTAGATAAAAATCCGCTGGAAAATATAGATAATTTGAAAAAGATAAATACTGTGATCAAGAGCGGGAGAGTCTATGATAGGAAAAGCCTGGATACTATGTTAGAGAACTTACGATAATATTTCCTAATAAATTTTCAGTTTTTCATCCGTAACTTGCAAAGAAAAAATCCTCCTTGCCAAGACCGAAAAAATCATTAGAAGCCAATAAAGTATCCTTCAAGGGAAGCTTTGATTCCCTAAAATTTGTACCGCGATTTTTTAAAGAGATCAGGAAGGTTAATCCCATGCTGTTTTATGCTAATTTATTGGCCAGAACGGTAAATGCTGTGTTGCCGGTAATTATTCTGGTCGTAGGGAAATTGATTATTGATGAGGTGGTTTTACAAATTTCTGCTGAAACCAAAGACCTGGAAAGACTCTGGTGGCTTGTGGGTGCTGAATTCGGACTCGCGATCTTATCAGATCTTATGAGCAGGGCCATTAGTTTAACCGATGGGTTGTTGGGAGACCAATATAGCATAGACACTTCAGTTCGAATCATTAAAAAAACTTCAGAACTCAACCTGGATCAGCTGGAAGACGCCGAGTTCTATGATAAACTGGAACGTGCCCGTCAGCAAACTACAGGTAGGGTAGGGCTAATGTCTAATATTCTTACCCAGGCCGAAGATTTGGTGGTGATCTTTACCTTACTCGCCGGAGTTGTGGCTTTTGAACCCTGGCTAATAATTTTATTGGTCGTTTCGGTAGTTCCTACAATAATTAATGAAATTAAGTTTAGCGGTACCAGTTATTCTTTAGCTCGAAGTTGGACCCAGGAGCGCCGCGAACTGGATTATTTGCGCTATGCCGGTGCCAGCGATGTCACCGCGAAAGAGGTGAAACTATTTGGACTTTCAAATTACCTGGCAGATCGTTTTAAAAACCTTTCTGATACCTATTATTTAATGAGTAAAAAACTGGCAAAACAACGTGCCGGCTGGGGCTCGCTCTTTAACGTAATAGGAACGGGAGCTTATTATGGCGCATATCTTTTGATAGTTTTTAGAACCGTAGCAGGAATCTTTAGCCTTGGCGATCTTACTTTTCTTTCCGGGTCTTTTAATAGGTTACGATCTAAATTACAGGGATTTTTTACCCGGTTTACTGCTATTACTGAAAGCGCGCTTTATCTCCAGGACTATTTTGAGTTCCTGGATCTTAAATACTCTGATGATCTAGATAAAGAAAAATTACCGCTTCCGAAGAAAATTAAAAAAGGATTTGAGTTTAAAAACGTAGGCTTTAAATATCCTAAATCTGAAGCCTGGGTGGTGCGCAATATCAATTTTGAGCTAAAAGCAGGAGAAAAACTCGCTTTTGTAGGTGAAAATGGCGCCGGGAAAACTACGCTTATCAAATTACTGCTTCGGTTTTATGAACCTACTGAAGGAGAAATTCTATTGGACGATATTCCGGTTAAAGAGTATAATCAAACTCAATATCAACAATACTTCGGAGTGATTTTTCAGGATTTTGTGAAATTTGAACTTACGCTTCGGGAGAACATTGCGATGGGTGAAATTGAAGAAATTAAAAACCAGGAAAGAATAGACAGTGCTGCCGAGAAAAGTTTGGCAAATGAAGTGGTTACCGGTTTGCCACGCGGTTACGACCAGCAACTTGGTAAACGTTTTAAGCAGGGAAAAGATCTTTCTGGCGGCCAGTGGCAAAAAATAGCAATCGCTCGAGCTTATATGAAAGATGCCGAAATTTTGATTTTAGATGAACCCACTTCGGCCTTAGATGCACGCGCCGAAACCGAAGCTTTTGACCGGTTTATTAAATTAACTGAAGGAAAAACAGCGGTTATTATTTCCCATCGCTTTAGCACGGTAAGAATAGCCGATAGAATTATGGTTTTAAAAAATGGTGCTGTTCTGGAAATTGGAACCCATCAGGAATTGATGAAAAACGATAAACTATATGCTGAATTGTTCAACCTACAGGCGCAGGGGTACCAATAAAAGGTTTCGCTTACTCTAGAAGATAAAAAAACATGAATATTGAATTAATACGCCTTTTACTCGATTTCGGTTTAGTGGTCTTAATTTGGGTAGTGCAACTGGTGATTTATCCGAGCTTGTGTTATTATAAAAATGAAGACCTGGGGAAATGGCATAAAATTTATACCGGGCGTATAGGCATAATCGTTGGGCCATTAATGATTGCGCAATTGTTGGTGGCCTCCTGGCAATTATGGCAACAACCGAATTTTTATACCTGGGGCAGCATGCTTATTATCGCTATTATCTGGGCGATGACTTTTCTAGTTTTTGTGCCTTTGCATAATTCTATTTCTCCTAAGCAGTCTTGCGAAAAAATAACCCGCACTTTAGAAGTAAAGAATTGGTGGCGAACTTTCTTATGGTCACTTTTGTTTTTTGGTAGTTTAATCCTTAAAATTTCAGGTTATAATTTTTAAGCAAACTGCCTAATCCGTATTTTAGCAAACCTAAAACTCCAGAATTTTGGCAGCAAAAGAACCTCAAAAAGTTACTCCGTTAATGAAACAATACAATGCCATCAAGGCAAAGTATCCTGATGCCTTATTGTTGTTTCGGGTGGGCGATTTCTACGAGACCTTTGGGGAAGACGCGGTAAAAACTGCCAGGATTCTAAATATTATTTGCACCAACAGGAATAACGGAAGCGAGCGCACCGAGCTGGCAGGATTTCCGCATCATTCTTTAAATACCTATTTGCCAAAGTTGGTAAAAGCCGGGGAACGGGTTGCAATTTGCGACCAGTTGGAAGATCCTAAAATGACTAAAAATATCGTAAAGCGTGGTGTAACTGAATTGGTGACTCCGGGTGTAGCTTTAAGCGATGAGGTTCTTCAAAGTAAATCGAATAATTTCTTGTGTGCTATTCACTTCGGAAAGAAAATTTTTGGAGTTTCGTTTTTAGATGTCTCTACCGGTGAGTTTCTCACGGCACAGGGTAATTCAGAATATATAGATAAACTGCTTCAGAATTTTAGTCCGAGTGAGGTCTTAATTCCGAAGAAGAATAAGAAGGATTTTAGGCAGATTTTTGGCGAAAATTTCCATACGTTTTACCAGGAAGATTGGGTGTTTAAACAGGATTTTGCCTACGGAACCTTAAATGAACATTTTCAGACCAAATCTTTAAAAGGCTTTGGGGTGGAGCATTTGGAAGAAGGAATTATTGCTTCCGGGGCTATTTTACATTACCTCGCGGAAACCCAGCATCGAAAACTGCAGCATATAACTGCAATAAACAGAATAGCAGAAGAGGAATATGTATGGATGGACCGGTTTACGATTAGGAACCTGGAGTTATATCATTCTAACGCCGCAAACGCGGTGACCTTATTGGATGTAATTGATAAAACAATTTCGCCAATGGGCGGAAGGCTTTTAAAACGTTGGCTTGCTTTACCTTTAAAGAATGCCGAGAAAGTAAAAAAACGTCACAAAGTCGTTGGTTTTTTACTAGAGAATCCATCAGTTTTAGTTGAAATTCAGCAAAACATCAAAAAGATAAGTGACCTGGAACGGCTCATTTCTAAAGTCGCTACAGGAAAGGTAACTCCGCGGGAAGTACTTCAGCTTAACCATTCTTTAAAAGCGATAATTCCTATTAAAGAGCTCGCGCTGAAAAGTAAAAATGAGGCCATTAAAGTGATTGGCGATAATTTGCATTCTTGCGAGGTTTTGCGAGGTAAGATTACCGAAAGTCTGCACGAAGATGCGCCGGTAAATATTTTAAAAGGAAATTGTATTGCCGAAGGATTTTCGGAAGAACTGGATGAGCTTAGAAAAATAGCGTTTTCAGGAAAAGATTACCTTGATAATATGCTGAAACGGGAAACCGAAATCACCGGTATTTCCTCACTTAAAATAGGCAGTAACAATGTTTACGGTTATTATATTGAAGTGCGCAATACGCATAAAGATAAAGTTCCCGATAGCTGGATTAGAAAGCAAACTCTGGTAAATGCCGAGCGTTATATTACAGAGGAATTAAAGGAATATGAAGCGAAGATCTTAGGGGCTGAAGAAAAAATTTTGCACCTGGAACAGCAACTTTTTGGTAAGCTGGTAATTTGGATGAACGATTATATTCAGCCTGTACAACAAAACGCGCAACTTATTGCTCAGCTAGATTGCTTGTGTTCTTTCGCTGCACAGGCCAAAGCCGAAAACTATTGTAAGCCTGAAATTGAAGAAAATCACGATCTAAATATTGAAGAAGGGCGGCACCCGGTTATTGAAAAGCAATTGCCTATTGGCGAATCTTATGTAACCAATAATGTTACTTTAGATCGCGAAAATCAGCAGGTAATTATGATCACCGGGCCTAATATGAGTGGTAAGTCTGCTATTTTGAGGCAAACCGCACTTATTGTGCTAATGGCACAAATGGGAAGTTTTGTCCCGGCAAAAGCGGCAAATATTGGTTTGGTAGATAAGATTTTTACCCGGGTAGGCGCGAGCGATAATATTTCTATGGGCGAATCAACTTTCATGGTAGAGATGAACGAAACTGCCAGTATCCTGAATAATATTTCTGATAGAAGTTTGGTGCTTTTAGACGAAATTGGCCGCGGAACCAGTACCTACGATGGGATTTCTATTGCCTGGGCGATAAGCGAATATTTACACGAACATCCCGCCAAACCTAAAACACTTTTCGCTACGCATTACCACGAGCTCAATGAAATGTGCGATACTTTTGAACGGATCAAGAATTTTAATGTTTCTGTAAAGGAATTAAAAGATAATGTACTTTTTCTTCGGAAACTGGTGCCGGGAGGTAGCGAGCATAGCTTTGGGATTCACGTGGCCAAAATGGCCGGAATGCCACAGCAGGTTTTACACCGCGCAAATAAAATTCTGAAGAAGCTGGAGAAATCCCACAAAATGGAAGACTCCAGTGAGCTTTTAAAGAAGTCGGCTGAAGAAGAGATGCAGCTTAGTTTCTTCAATCTGGATGATCCTATTCTTCAGGAATTAAAAGAAGAGGTGTTGCATTTAGATATCGATACGCTTACGCCTGTAGAAGCTTTAATGAAGCTAAACGAGATTAAAAGAACCTTAGTTGGAAAGGAAAAAGCGAAAACGAAAGCTTAAACAGTTTGCAGTTCTCGGTTATGAATTTTCAGTAAAAGATAGGTAAATAGATTGGTAAGTATTGGTAAACAACGAGTTGTGTTTTTCAACATTTGGACAAGAATTAATGAGCTAATTTTTTATTTCAGATTTTCTTTATTTTTTTGAAAAAGCCTTTGACATTATAAGATTTATATTAAATTTGCATCCGCAATACGCTATTGCAGCCACGTTAAACGTGGAAGTTCTTTTAAACACGCGAAAATAGCTCAGTTGGTAGAGCGCCACCTTGCCAAGGTGGAGGTCGCGGGTTCGAATCCCGTTTTTCGCTCATACATAAAATTACCACGCTCGGGTGGTGGAATTGGTAGACACGTTGGACTTAAAATCCAATGGACAATGTGTCCGTACGGGTTCAAGTCCCGTCCCGAGTACTTAAGAAACCTGTAATTTAGCTGTTAATCAGTTAGTTACGGGTTTTTTTATTTCTGTTTTCCAAACATCTTCCAAATAATTTCAATTTATACCGGTTTTAGGTGGAATTCTTCCAGTTATTTTAAAACTGTATTGCACCTCAACAAAATTTATATCTTTAATCCCTTAATCTTAACCAGAAAACTATGAAAAAAATTACTTGTTTTTTTACACTCTTCATTTTATTATTCACTTCTTGCTCAACTTCCGATGATGATAATATAGAAGAATCAGAAAATGAAATTTTAGGAAAATGGTTCTATGTTGCCGAGTCCTACGATGAACAGCAAATAACGCATCCAGAAAATTGTTTTACTCAACAGTATTACGAATTCTTTTCTAACGGGTCCGTAAGTGTAAAACTTTATAGTGAGCCGTGTGAGGATGGTGAGAATTATACGGGTGATTATGCGATCAGTGGGAATACTTTAGAGATAACAGGTTTACAAGGTAGCGACGATCTTAATTACTCTTTTTCAATTGTCACTCTTAATAATACTACGCTCATTATAGAGGATGAGGTTTCCATAGACGGAGTTAATGAAACATACAGACTAGAACTTAATAAAGAATAGAATGAAGAAAATATACACGTTAATTCTTGCGACCTTTTTAATTACTGCCTGTACAAAAGATGATAACAAGGAGGATGAAAGTAGTATTGTTGGCAGCTGGACGATGCAGGAAAGTAAATTAAATGGGGACCCGGTATCCTCCCAGAATATTGTAAAATTTACCTCCGACAGTAAAACAGAATTTATATATAATGATCTAACGGAAACCGGAACCTGGAATAAAAGTAATAATACTCTAACTATTTCCTGGGATGATGCCGATGAAGGTTTAGGAACCTATGTTTTAGAAATTCAGGAACTCACGGATACTACTTTAAAGTGGGAAACTGAAATTGAAGGGGAAGGAACGTTAAGAGAGACTTTTACTCGGTAATAATTTAGTTTCCCTATGTATACGTCTCCGTGTTAGTAACACAGTCTGAAAACCTCGCGTACAAACAAAAACTTAACTCTTTTATTAAATTCTGTTGTTTCTAAAAAATTTGAATAATTTTGACTATCCCTACATAGTAATTCATTCTCAATATAAATCTAACCCAATCACTAGAATACAAGTAGTATAAAGTATTCTATTTTATATTAATGACCTATGAAGGAATTTAAACTAACACCAGGGCAACGATCAGCACTTAAACTTAAAATTATCAGAAAGGCAAATGAAGATCCGGAATTTGCAAAGAGGGTTCAGAAAAGACTTGATGAAATAGCAATTGAGAGAGAGATTGCTATCCAACCAGAACCAAATAAATCACAAACTACAAACGGTTATAAACAAACAGCAATTTACTTTTTAAGGTGGTTAGGTGTATTGCCAGGTTCGATAATAGGATTTCTCTTGGCTACTATGATAACCTGGGGATTGTTTAATATTATCATTTTTACTACTGGCGACTATGCTATACTAAAATTGATATGTTATGATATTATAGGCTCGGGTTATACCGGAATAGCTTTTGTAGCAACCGGTTTTTTTATAGCCCCTTCATTCAAAAAGGAGGTTTCAATTATTCTAACTTTACTATTCGCAATAGCTATGAGTTTAAGTGTGTTTTTAGCAACCTATGTTACCTACGATAACTTATCAATAATAATGGCTATATCCGCAATAGTTGGTGCTGTCTATGCCTGCTTTAAATGCATCCGGTTAAAAAATCCGCTATAGGTAGTAGGGAAATAAAAAAATCCTGTGCATTTGGTGCCGTGACCATATAGTATATATGGGGTCAAATCCTCAATGGGAAAACGTAAATTTTTGAGGGGGTGGGGTCGAAGTTTTCAGGCAATCTAAAAAGTTTTCACTTTTTCTTATTCGTGTAGTGCCTTATCAAATCTCAACAACTAATTAACTCCCGCGTTCTATATCCCATTCTCTTTTTACTCTGCCCTTTCTTGCTGAGGTAAAATGAATCTTGAAACCTAATTAGTAAATCCTGCATTTCCCAACCTACAACACTACCTCCTAATGGACTCCTAAAGTAATTCTTATCTCTGCAACCTGGTTGAAAGTCAAACTTATTAAAGTAAGGTTTAAATAACTCTCTCACCTCAACAAAGGTTTCCTTTATAACATTTTCTACGTGTTGCCCGTAATAGTGTTTTACTTTACCTCTGCCATCTGGAATAATATATTCAGGATCTTCTAAGTGTTCTTTGAATAATGCTACTGTGTAATTCTCAATAAATATTTTAATCTTGATTTCTTCCTGGGATTTACCTTTAATTTCCTCCGAGGGAATGGTTAATTCTCTGCCTGTGAAAATACACTCACGTTTCAGTTCGTTTATTGTGCAGTTACGCATTATATATATATCCGTATTTGCACAACTTTTTATAATTCTGGGGGTCTCCGTATTTGCACAATATTTTAAATCATCTAATTTAGAAATAAGTATTTTTCTTAAATCGTGGTGAATATTGTAACCGGTCTTATCCAGAAGTTTAAAATAAGTTTTCTTAGAGTTGTTGAATGTGTTACGGGTCTTTTGCTGCTGTTTATACCAGTAATGGGAATTTAACCTCTCTATTAGCTTAATTCGGCTCTTATGGTCTAATTTCGATAGGTCTACGCTGCTATCAAGTATTAGAACCTCATCAAATCTGCCTATTAAATCATCCTCTAATGTTTTAAACGTTTCTGGGTTCAATAAATCCTTAATTGAGTAAATACCTAATGATTTTATTTTGCGGCTCTCCTGGCTCTTGATTTCAAACCTCAACGTATTATGCGGTGCGTGTGTGGGGAATTGAATTCCCTTAGCGTATGCTTTAATTATTTGATACCTGCTAGCCTTTCCATTGCTGCTAATACTTTGGCTTTTTTTACTGTAAATTAGTCCTGCATCGGTTCTAAATTCATTCTTCTTGTGGTAGGCAATAAAGGTTATTAAGTCCTCAATTTTTATAGGGCTCAATACATTTACTCCATACTCTATATTTATAAT contains the following coding sequences:
- a CDS encoding lipocalin family protein — translated: MKKITCFFTLFILLFTSCSTSDDDNIEESENEILGKWFYVAESYDEQQITHPENCFTQQYYEFFSNGSVSVKLYSEPCEDGENYTGDYAISGNTLEITGLQGSDDLNYSFSIVTLNNTTLIIEDEVSIDGVNETYRLELNKE
- a CDS encoding lipocalin family protein; translation: MKKIYTLILATFLITACTKDDNKEDESSIVGSWTMQESKLNGDPVSSQNIVKFTSDSKTEFIYNDLTETGTWNKSNNTLTISWDDADEGLGTYVLEIQELTDTTLKWETEIEGEGTLRETFTR
- the mutS gene encoding DNA mismatch repair protein MutS; the encoded protein is MKQYNAIKAKYPDALLLFRVGDFYETFGEDAVKTARILNIICTNRNNGSERTELAGFPHHSLNTYLPKLVKAGERVAICDQLEDPKMTKNIVKRGVTELVTPGVALSDEVLQSKSNNFLCAIHFGKKIFGVSFLDVSTGEFLTAQGNSEYIDKLLQNFSPSEVLIPKKNKKDFRQIFGENFHTFYQEDWVFKQDFAYGTLNEHFQTKSLKGFGVEHLEEGIIASGAILHYLAETQHRKLQHITAINRIAEEEYVWMDRFTIRNLELYHSNAANAVTLLDVIDKTISPMGGRLLKRWLALPLKNAEKVKKRHKVVGFLLENPSVLVEIQQNIKKISDLERLISKVATGKVTPREVLQLNHSLKAIIPIKELALKSKNEAIKVIGDNLHSCEVLRGKITESLHEDAPVNILKGNCIAEGFSEELDELRKIAFSGKDYLDNMLKRETEITGISSLKIGSNNVYGYYIEVRNTHKDKVPDSWIRKQTLVNAERYITEELKEYEAKILGAEEKILHLEQQLFGKLVIWMNDYIQPVQQNAQLIAQLDCLCSFAAQAKAENYCKPEIEENHDLNIEEGRHPVIEKQLPIGESYVTNNVTLDRENQQVIMITGPNMSGKSAILRQTALIVLMAQMGSFVPAKAANIGLVDKIFTRVGASDNISMGESTFMVEMNETASILNNISDRSLVLLDEIGRGTSTYDGISIAWAISEYLHEHPAKPKTLFATHYHELNEMCDTFERIKNFNVSVKELKDNVLFLRKLVPGGSEHSFGIHVAKMAGMPQQVLHRANKILKKLEKSHKMEDSSELLKKSAEEEMQLSFFNLDDPILQELKEEVLHLDIDTLTPVEALMKLNEIKRTLVGKEKAKTKA
- a CDS encoding ABC transporter ATP-binding protein — its product is MPRPKKSLEANKVSFKGSFDSLKFVPRFFKEIRKVNPMLFYANLLARTVNAVLPVIILVVGKLIIDEVVLQISAETKDLERLWWLVGAEFGLAILSDLMSRAISLTDGLLGDQYSIDTSVRIIKKTSELNLDQLEDAEFYDKLERARQQTTGRVGLMSNILTQAEDLVVIFTLLAGVVAFEPWLIILLVVSVVPTIINEIKFSGTSYSLARSWTQERRELDYLRYAGASDVTAKEVKLFGLSNYLADRFKNLSDTYYLMSKKLAKQRAGWGSLFNVIGTGAYYGAYLLIVFRTVAGIFSLGDLTFLSGSFNRLRSKLQGFFTRFTAITESALYLQDYFEFLDLKYSDDLDKEKLPLPKKIKKGFEFKNVGFKYPKSEAWVVRNINFELKAGEKLAFVGENGAGKTTLIKLLLRFYEPTEGEILLDDIPVKEYNQTQYQQYFGVIFQDFVKFELTLRENIAMGEIEEIKNQERIDSAAEKSLANEVVTGLPRGYDQQLGKRFKQGKDLSGGQWQKIAIARAYMKDAEILILDEPTSALDARAETEAFDRFIKLTEGKTAVIISHRFSTVRIADRIMVLKNGAVLEIGTHQELMKNDKLYAELFNLQAQGYQ